One window of the Carnobacterium maltaromaticum DSM 20342 genome contains the following:
- the ftsZ gene encoding cell division protein FtsZ — MELEFDSNLNGAVIKVIGVGGAGNNAVNRMIDEGVKGVEFIVANTDIQALQSSNAEIKIQLGPKLTRGLGAGSNPDIGRKAAEESEEQIAEALRGADMIFVTAGMGGGTGTGAAPVVARIAKEQSALTVGVITRPFTFEGPKRGRFAAEGVSEMKDHVDTLVIISNNRLLEIVDKKTPMLEAFHEADNVLRQGVQGISDLITAPGYVNLDFADVKTVMENQGSALMGIGMASGENRTAEATKKAISSPLLEVSIDGAEQVLLNITGGPDLTLFEAQDASDIVSAASTTEVNIIFGTSINENLGDEVIVTVIATGIDARKGQQAQGGTNRSRGFANSEDTAFSRQTEAPATNQQAPQAKTEKDPFGDWDIRREPNVRENSNFQREDTSSEKAEFDVFKRDSAAEKGHSNDEDSLDTPPFFRRRRK; from the coding sequence ATGGAATTAGAATTTGATTCAAACTTAAATGGAGCTGTAATTAAAGTTATTGGTGTCGGTGGAGCTGGTAATAATGCAGTTAACCGTATGATTGATGAAGGCGTTAAAGGGGTAGAATTTATCGTAGCCAACACAGATATTCAAGCTCTACAAAGCTCAAATGCAGAAATTAAAATTCAATTAGGACCTAAATTAACAAGAGGATTAGGTGCTGGTTCAAATCCTGATATTGGTCGTAAAGCCGCTGAAGAAAGTGAAGAGCAAATTGCAGAAGCGTTACGTGGAGCAGATATGATCTTTGTTACAGCTGGTATGGGTGGTGGAACGGGTACTGGAGCTGCTCCAGTAGTTGCTCGAATTGCTAAAGAACAAAGTGCTTTAACAGTTGGAGTTATTACACGTCCATTTACCTTTGAAGGACCTAAACGTGGTCGTTTTGCTGCAGAGGGTGTTTCTGAAATGAAGGATCATGTTGATACATTAGTGATCATTTCAAACAATCGTTTGTTAGAAATCGTTGATAAGAAAACACCAATGCTAGAAGCATTCCATGAAGCTGATAATGTTTTGCGTCAAGGGGTTCAAGGAATCTCAGATTTAATTACAGCACCAGGCTATGTAAACTTAGATTTTGCAGATGTTAAAACAGTAATGGAAAATCAAGGTTCAGCTCTAATGGGTATTGGGATGGCAAGTGGTGAAAATCGTACGGCTGAAGCAACTAAAAAAGCTATTTCTTCTCCATTATTAGAAGTATCAATTGATGGCGCAGAACAAGTCTTGTTAAATATCACAGGTGGACCAGATTTAACTTTATTCGAAGCACAAGATGCATCTGATATTGTTTCAGCTGCTTCAACAACTGAAGTAAATATTATTTTTGGAACATCTATCAACGAAAATCTTGGCGATGAAGTGATTGTAACAGTTATTGCAACAGGTATTGATGCTCGTAAAGGTCAACAAGCGCAAGGTGGAACGAATCGTAGTCGTGGCTTTGCTAATAGCGAAGATACAGCTTTTAGTCGTCAAACAGAAGCTCCAGCAACGAATCAACAAGCACCACAAGCTAAAACAGAAAAAGATCCATTTGGCGATTGGGATATTCGTAGAGAACCTAATGTACGTGAAAATTCGAACTTCCAGCGTGAAGATACATCATCTGAAAAAGCTGAATTTGATGTTTTCAAACGTGACTCAGCAGCAGAAAAAGGGCATAGCAATGATGAGGACAGTTTGGATACACCGCCATTCTTTAGAAGACGCCGTAAATAA
- a CDS encoding YggS family pyridoxal phosphate-dependent enzyme, producing MTIKENLQQVEETLNLSLTHAQRQPEAATLIAVTKAVSNEETAEIYHLGIKNLAENRPEGLIAKQDFLPEKDIIWHYIGNLQSRKVKQVINRIDYFHSLDRLTLASEIEKRADHQIACFVQVNVSKEESKHGISPVELTEFIAELANYSKIQVIGLMTMAPLGANEAEIRHYFSELRILQAEIASKKIPYAPCTELSMGMSNDYQLAVEEGATFIRVGSLLFK from the coding sequence ATGACGATTAAAGAAAACTTACAACAAGTTGAAGAAACGCTTAATCTTTCTTTAACTCATGCCCAACGTCAACCAGAAGCGGCAACATTAATTGCTGTTACTAAAGCTGTAAGTAATGAAGAAACAGCTGAAATCTATCATTTAGGGATAAAGAATTTAGCTGAGAATCGGCCAGAAGGTTTGATTGCGAAACAAGATTTTTTACCTGAAAAAGATATTATTTGGCATTATATTGGTAATTTACAATCTAGAAAAGTCAAGCAAGTGATTAATCGAATTGACTATTTTCATAGCTTAGATCGTCTGACTTTAGCTAGTGAGATTGAAAAGCGAGCAGATCATCAAATTGCGTGTTTTGTGCAAGTTAATGTTAGTAAAGAAGAGTCAAAGCATGGGATTTCGCCAGTAGAATTAACAGAATTTATTGCTGAACTAGCGAATTACTCAAAGATTCAAGTGATTGGATTAATGACGATGGCGCCATTAGGAGCCAATGAAGCTGAAATCAGACATTATTTTTCAGAGTTGCGCATTTTACAAGCAGAAATAGCCAGTAAAAAAATTCCCTATGCTCCTTGTACTGAGTTGAGTATGGGAATGAGTAACGATTATCAATTGGCAGTAGAAGAAGGGGCCACTTTTATCCGAGTCGGTTCACTATTGTTTAAATAA
- the murG gene encoding undecaprenyldiphospho-muramoylpentapeptide beta-N-acetylglucosaminyltransferase, translating into MKIILSGGGTGGHIYPALALIRRLKEVNPSVEIMYIGTEKGLEKKLVEKAGIAFKSVEIQGFKRSLSWSNVKTIQLFFKSVADSKKLVKEFKPDVVIGTGGYVCGPVVYAAAKLGVPTIIHEQNSVAGVTNKFLSKFVSKIALCFEEARGEFPKVPEKVVLTGNPRGQEMLAVVKSDILAEYDLNPELPTLLIFGGSRGARRINEAFIEALPQLVGKDFQILFATGEVHYQKISNELTILDVKNNNISVVPYIYNMPEVFANVSLVMARSGATSLAELTALGLPSILIPSPYVTNDHQTRNAESLTHNGAAVMVPDAELTGDRLIKEVDRLMTDTLARNKMAEAAKKMGITDASDRIIALINEVV; encoded by the coding sequence ATGAAAATTATTTTATCAGGTGGTGGAACTGGTGGACACATTTATCCAGCACTTGCCTTAATTAGACGATTAAAAGAAGTCAATCCTAGTGTTGAAATTATGTACATTGGAACTGAAAAAGGCTTAGAAAAAAAATTGGTTGAAAAAGCTGGTATTGCATTTAAATCAGTTGAAATTCAAGGTTTTAAACGTTCGCTTTCATGGTCAAATGTTAAAACGATTCAACTTTTTTTCAAAAGTGTCGCTGATTCAAAAAAACTTGTAAAAGAGTTTAAACCAGATGTTGTAATTGGTACAGGTGGCTATGTTTGTGGTCCAGTAGTTTATGCAGCAGCTAAACTAGGTGTTCCAACTATTATCCATGAGCAAAACAGTGTTGCAGGAGTAACCAATAAATTTTTAAGTAAATTTGTGTCAAAAATCGCACTATGTTTTGAAGAAGCGCGTGGAGAATTTCCTAAAGTACCAGAAAAAGTTGTTTTGACAGGGAATCCTAGAGGCCAAGAAATGTTGGCTGTCGTTAAGTCTGACATTTTAGCTGAATACGATTTAAATCCTGAGCTACCTACATTGTTGATTTTTGGTGGAAGCCGAGGTGCGCGACGAATTAATGAAGCTTTTATTGAAGCCTTGCCACAACTAGTTGGAAAAGATTTTCAGATTCTATTTGCAACTGGTGAAGTTCACTATCAAAAAATTAGTAATGAACTGACTATATTAGATGTTAAAAATAACAATATATCTGTGGTGCCGTATATTTATAATATGCCTGAAGTTTTTGCCAATGTGTCATTAGTGATGGCCCGTAGCGGAGCGACTAGTTTAGCCGAATTAACTGCGCTAGGATTACCAAGTATCTTGATCCCTAGTCCGTATGTTACAAATGATCACCAAACTAGAAATGCAGAAAGTTTAACTCATAATGGAGCAGCTGTTATGGTACCAGATGCTGAGTTAACAGGAGATCGATTGATTAAAGAAGTCGATCGACTGATGACAGATACTCTTGCTAGAAATAAAATGGCAGAAGCGGCTAAAAAAATGGGTATAACAGATGCAAGTGACCGAATAATTGCGTTGATTAACGAAGTAGTATAA
- a CDS encoding DivIVA domain-containing protein, translating to MRGYDQDEVNDYLDQIIKDYEMVLKDKRELEKKLKFSEEKVEHFNNLQDALNKSIIVAQEAADRVRENANKESRMIIMEAEKNADRLLDEAVTKARKITLETDTLKKESRVFKQRLQLLIESQLEMVKNKEWDELLQATSLETIEIPTLKDVLSGLPSNTEDDLVIEDEINELSSIDSYDDEKEDEDDKFHLEGTLAAIELPEDKD from the coding sequence ATGCGCGGTTATGATCAAGACGAAGTCAATGATTATTTAGATCAAATCATTAAAGACTACGAAATGGTTTTAAAAGATAAACGTGAATTGGAAAAGAAATTGAAGTTCAGTGAAGAGAAAGTTGAGCATTTTAACAATTTACAAGATGCTTTAAACAAATCAATCATTGTAGCTCAAGAAGCAGCGGACCGTGTTAGAGAAAATGCAAACAAAGAGTCACGTATGATTATTATGGAAGCTGAGAAAAATGCTGATCGTTTACTTGATGAAGCAGTAACCAAAGCCCGTAAAATCACATTAGAAACTGATACATTGAAAAAAGAAAGTCGCGTCTTCAAACAAAGATTGCAACTTTTAATTGAATCTCAGTTAGAAATGGTAAAAAATAAAGAGTGGGATGAGTTATTACAAGCTACTTCTTTAGAAACCATTGAAATTCCAACATTAAAAGATGTCTTATCAGGTTTACCAAGTAACACTGAAGACGATTTAGTGATTGAAGATGAGATCAATGAATTATCAAGTATCGACAGTTATGATGATGAAAAAGAAGACGAAGACGATAAATTTCATTTAGAAGGTACATTAGCAGCAATAGAATTACCTGAAGATAAAGACTAA
- the ftsA gene encoding cell division protein FtsA: MGNTGIYVSLDIGTTSIKVVVAEFVNGQMNIIGVGNEKSEGLSRGIIVDIDQTVDSIKKAIKQAEEKANIDIRNVIVGIPANNVKIEPCHGMIAVSGDNREITEIDVENVMAAAMVKSVPPEREIIAVIPEEFVVDGFSEIRDPRGMIGVRLEMHATMITGPKTILHNTKRCVEKAGLQIEEVVLQPLAISSAAMTKEEAKFGTILIDLGGGQSTAAVMHDNQLKFTFVDPEGGEYVSKDISVILNTSFDSAERIKREYGFALPEETSPDEYFPVDVIGKNEPVRIDEQYLSEIIEARQLQIFDKIKAELDAVGARELPGGIVITGGAAALPGLIELAKDVFEINVNLYVPDQMGMRFPTFSTGIGLIEYVANLDEIHAIAKGRGKGSTYTSAQPQKQTSHVEYETEEVVKEKPVKKPKNEEDKFTNKAKNFFTNFFD, encoded by the coding sequence ATGGGAAATACAGGGATTTATGTGAGTCTAGATATTGGAACCACTTCAATAAAAGTAGTTGTAGCTGAATTTGTGAATGGTCAAATGAATATTATTGGTGTTGGAAATGAAAAATCTGAAGGCTTAAGCCGCGGGATTATTGTTGATATTGATCAAACAGTTGATTCAATCAAAAAAGCGATTAAACAGGCGGAAGAAAAAGCCAATATTGATATCAGAAATGTCATCGTAGGTATTCCAGCAAATAATGTCAAAATTGAGCCTTGTCACGGTATGATTGCTGTATCTGGTGATAATCGTGAAATTACTGAAATTGATGTGGAAAATGTTATGGCTGCAGCGATGGTTAAATCTGTTCCACCTGAAAGAGAAATTATTGCTGTTATTCCAGAAGAATTTGTCGTAGATGGTTTTTCTGAAATACGTGACCCAAGAGGCATGATTGGCGTGCGACTAGAAATGCATGCAACGATGATAACTGGACCTAAAACTATTTTACATAACACTAAACGTTGTGTCGAAAAAGCAGGTTTACAAATCGAAGAAGTTGTTTTACAACCACTAGCAATTAGCAGTGCAGCAATGACGAAGGAAGAAGCAAAATTTGGTACTATTTTAATCGATCTAGGTGGTGGTCAATCGACTGCTGCAGTTATGCATGATAATCAATTGAAATTTACCTTTGTTGATCCTGAAGGTGGCGAGTATGTATCGAAAGATATTTCAGTTATTTTGAATACATCATTCGATAGTGCTGAACGAATTAAACGCGAGTATGGTTTTGCTTTACCAGAAGAAACTTCGCCAGACGAATATTTCCCAGTAGATGTTATTGGTAAAAATGAACCAGTGCGCATTGATGAGCAATATTTATCTGAGATTATTGAAGCTCGTCAACTGCAAATATTTGATAAAATTAAAGCTGAATTAGATGCAGTTGGAGCAAGAGAATTACCAGGTGGTATTGTGATTACCGGAGGGGCGGCAGCTTTACCAGGTTTAATAGAATTAGCAAAAGATGTTTTTGAAATCAATGTTAATTTATACGTACCTGATCAAATGGGAATGAGGTTTCCAACATTTTCAACTGGGATTGGTTTGATTGAGTATGTAGCCAATCTAGATGAAATTCATGCGATTGCTAAAGGTCGTGGGAAAGGAAGCACATACACCTCGGCTCAACCGCAAAAGCAAACTAGTCATGTTGAATATGAAACAGAAGAGGTAGTAAAAGAAAAACCTGTTAAGAAGCCTAAGAATGAAGAAGATAAATTTACAAATAAAGCAAAAAATTTCTTTACAAACTTTTTTGATTAA
- a CDS encoding YggT family protein, which yields MFELYLILARLINIYQGVMVVYILLSWLPGAYDSKLGVVLAKICEPYLSVFRRIIPSLGGIDFSPILAFFVLGLAQQGLRVILLGM from the coding sequence ATGTTTGAATTATATCTTATATTGGCACGTTTAATTAATATCTATCAAGGTGTCATGGTTGTCTATATTTTATTATCTTGGTTACCAGGAGCTTATGATTCCAAATTAGGTGTAGTGCTAGCTAAAATTTGTGAACCATATTTATCAGTGTTCCGTAGAATCATTCCTTCTTTAGGAGGAATTGATTTTTCACCTATCTTAGCATTTTTCGTATTAGGTCTTGCACAACAAGGATTAAGAGTTATTTTATTAGGAATGTAG
- a CDS encoding cell division protein SepF — MSMLSNVSKFFGLDEEDDYDYEEYEVPEEAPKAVNTQPKAQVKTFNEARQAAPTTNRVPNQKNSKVVAMNQSTIPQQSKIVVFEPRVYSEVQEVADLLISNQSVVLNFNRIEEDQAKRIVDFLTGTIYAINGDIQRIGDEIFLCTPNNVEIDGMLTEMMRDKEFY, encoded by the coding sequence ATGAGTATGTTAAGTAATGTATCCAAGTTTTTTGGATTAGATGAAGAAGATGATTACGATTATGAAGAATACGAAGTTCCAGAGGAAGCTCCCAAAGCAGTAAATACTCAGCCTAAAGCTCAAGTGAAAACATTTAACGAAGCAAGGCAAGCAGCGCCAACAACTAATCGTGTTCCGAATCAAAAAAATAGTAAGGTGGTTGCTATGAATCAATCTACTATTCCGCAACAATCAAAAATCGTTGTTTTTGAACCTAGAGTCTATTCAGAAGTACAAGAAGTCGCTGATTTGTTAATTAGTAACCAATCGGTTGTTTTAAACTTTAATAGAATTGAAGAAGATCAAGCTAAACGTATCGTTGATTTCTTAACGGGCACGATCTATGCAATTAATGGGGATATTCAACGAATCGGTGACGAAATTTTCCTATGTACTCCAAACAATGTAGAAATTGATGGTATGCTAACAGAAATGATGCGCGACAAAGAGTTTTATTAG
- a CDS encoding RNA-binding protein codes for MIENVYQHFRKEERPFIDALSEWITEVEDQYTPYLTDFLDPRQMYIVESLVGKRDLKLYYFGGYEAAERKRVFICPDYYTPTQEEFKIDICEIRYPTKFAKLSHSKILGTLMSVGVKREYFGDIVFDGERWQFFVDVGMKNYVENQVDKIGNVSVRIETRDYTEIITPIDDWTLVQDTVSSMRLDAIIASIFKISRQRAKQLIEAGKVKLNWAEQLRPDFELGLLDIVSVRGYGRIQIKEIEGKTKKDKWRIQFGVLFK; via the coding sequence ATGATTGAAAATGTCTATCAACATTTTAGAAAAGAAGAGCGCCCCTTTATTGACGCTTTGAGCGAATGGATTACAGAGGTTGAGGATCAGTATACTCCCTATCTAACTGATTTTTTAGATCCAAGACAGATGTATATTGTTGAATCATTAGTAGGAAAACGTGATTTAAAACTTTATTATTTTGGTGGGTATGAAGCAGCAGAGAGAAAACGTGTTTTCATCTGTCCCGATTACTATACACCAACCCAAGAAGAGTTTAAAATTGATATTTGTGAAATACGTTATCCTACGAAGTTTGCCAAATTATCTCATAGTAAAATTCTAGGGACGTTGATGTCTGTTGGAGTGAAGCGTGAATACTTTGGTGATATTGTCTTTGATGGAGAGCGTTGGCAATTTTTTGTGGATGTAGGAATGAAAAATTATGTTGAAAACCAAGTCGACAAAATCGGAAATGTCAGTGTTCGAATTGAAACAAGAGATTATACAGAGATTATCACACCAATTGATGATTGGACATTGGTTCAAGATACGGTTTCATCAATGAGATTAGATGCAATTATTGCAAGTATTTTTAAAATTTCAAGACAGCGTGCAAAACAGTTGATTGAAGCTGGAAAAGTTAAGTTGAATTGGGCAGAACAATTGCGTCCTGATTTTGAATTAGGACTACTAGATATAGTGTCTGTTCGAGGATATGGTCGAATTCAGATTAAAGAAATAGAAGGCAAGACAAAAAAAGATAAATGGCGAATTCAATTTGGTGTGCTCTTCAAATAA
- a CDS encoding cell division protein FtsQ/DivIB, which yields MANWNKRRPYQKESKQSPQSMTPWEKMQQASNGNSVEQEVQPKNQPKKKKREKKVVSMEDKLPRLKELRRKKMYRRLYTLIFLFSFAIFLIVYFISPFSRIETISVVGANEVTDQAVIDASRLKSGDSLWSNFFERKKIAQKIENQLEQVKSATLQFDGLNSFKIAVKEYKTVAYLAKDNEYHNILENGKIVKESRKVSIGNPPIFVDFKEGPALDEMILQYSQLSTNIKNSISEIQFTQSDSDDYLITLNMNDGNQVVASIPSFAEQMAYYPDAVKKTDGQKGIINMEVGIFFKAFEEKAK from the coding sequence ATGGCAAATTGGAATAAAAGACGTCCGTATCAAAAAGAGTCAAAACAGTCTCCTCAGTCGATGACACCTTGGGAAAAAATGCAACAAGCGTCAAACGGGAATAGTGTGGAGCAAGAAGTTCAACCCAAAAATCAACCTAAAAAGAAAAAACGTGAGAAAAAAGTTGTTTCGATGGAAGATAAACTGCCTCGTTTAAAAGAGTTAAGACGAAAAAAAATGTATCGACGTTTATACACGTTAATTTTTTTATTTTCTTTTGCAATTTTTTTGATTGTGTATTTTATTTCTCCCTTCAGCCGAATTGAAACAATCTCGGTTGTTGGAGCAAATGAAGTCACAGATCAAGCCGTTATTGATGCGAGTCGATTGAAGTCAGGCGATTCATTATGGTCCAATTTTTTTGAGCGAAAAAAAATTGCTCAAAAAATTGAAAATCAGTTGGAGCAAGTCAAATCAGCAACCCTCCAATTTGATGGATTAAATAGTTTTAAAATTGCCGTTAAGGAATACAAAACGGTGGCTTATTTAGCTAAAGATAATGAGTATCATAATATTTTAGAAAATGGCAAAATTGTAAAGGAAAGTCGAAAAGTATCAATTGGAAATCCACCGATTTTTGTCGACTTTAAAGAAGGTCCAGCATTGGATGAAATGATTTTACAATATAGTCAATTAAGTACAAATATCAAAAATAGCATTTCAGAAATTCAATTTACCCAAAGTGATTCAGATGATTATTTAATTACATTGAATATGAATGATGGAAATCAAGTTGTTGCAAGTATTCCAAGTTTTGCAGAACAAATGGCCTATTACCCAGATGCTGTTAAAAAAACTGATGGACAGAAGGGTATTATTAACATGGAAGTTGGAATTTTTTTCAAGGCTTTTGAAGAAAAAGCGAAATAA